One window from the genome of Neospora caninum Liverpool complete genome, chromosome VI encodes:
- a CDS encoding CBR-FKB-6 protein, related: MTHLDRSEELGAAEAGKKGVDRSMGLEASPSGVTETAGQKEEQTGTASGKSSPSSSPPAGEESPGFTPEKKQTEEALKGDSPADLSESEGCNERGSESDEDGDLKKKGLALFEKQDFEGAIDCWKRGLRAVNFVLSKDIDDPEKTKEFAQMKMSYLLNLSLGSLKAGQFGPCVHYCDDVLDTDPFHLKALFRKAQALHNLGRLEDSLAMVESLLEAHPNNPAALALEQKLKRELHAYRKKERQMARTMLEHIDADPRSAASATQAPDGETSGFLSRMKAALGFSKESARADFGRLQAAEGSRSSPPSFPFSPPFAFPPNASPDARQFGAGGQGNNPLASLFGSPPHFGAPGHPDAQRLSQDMRDLQRLMELNQRLMESGDDAGFFEKVRLAWAFCCFAGRALLQRTWDACKRRCRDSCSRRKLPPQPYYTVSPLRQAAGTPGSQEAPEAFQDRTGRGKPDNGFSSFAACAGRETGPQVPRFEEVDEGTGVCERTRSARETEAVVLPAGGDRKGGSEYTQTRRRRGHV; encoded by the exons ATGACGCACCTCGACCGGAGTGAGGAGTTAGGCGCGGCGGAGGCTGGGAAGAAAGGCGTCGACCGTTCGATGGGTCTGGAAGCTTCGCCCTCCGGGgtgacggagacggcgggacagaaagaggaacagaCAGGTACAGCGTCTGGGAAGtcgtccccgtcttcctcgcctcctgccGGCGAAGAGTCCCCAGGCTTcacgccagagaagaaacagaccgAAGAAGCGCTCAAAGGAGACTCGCCAGCGGATCTCTCCGAGAGCGAGGGGTGCAATGAGCGCGGCAgtgagagcgacgaggacggagatCTAAAAAAGAAGGGTCTTGCGCTCTTTGAAAAACAGGACTTTGAAGGGGCGATCGACTGCTGGAAGCGCGGGCTCCGCGCGGTGAACTTTGTGCTGTCCAAGGACATCGACGACCCGGAAAAAACCAAGGAATTCGCGCAA ATGAAAATGTCTTACCTTTTGAACttgtctctcggctctctgAAGGCGGGCCAGTTTGGGCCGTGCGTCCATTACTGCGATGACGTACTCGATACCGATCCCTTCCACCTAAAGGCACTGTTTCGCAAAGCCCAG gCTCTGCACAACCTCGGTCGTTTGGAAGACTCGCTGGCAATGGTGGAGAGTCTGCTGGAGGCGCATCCGAACAATCCCGCGGCGCTGGCTCTGGAGCAGAAGCTCAAGCGTGAATTGCATGCGTAccggaagaaggagcgacAGATGGCCAGAACGATGCTGGAGCACATCGACGCAGATCCGCGTTCCGCTGCGAGTGCTACTCAGGCCCCGGACGGTGAAACCTCGGGCTTCCTCAGTCGGATGAAGGCGGCATTGGGCTTTTCCAAAGAGTCCGCTCGCGCGGATTTCGGGCGGCTCCAAGCTGCCGAAGGATCCCGTTCGTCCCCGCCGtccttcccgttttcgcctcccttCGCTTTCCCGCCCAACGCGTCTCCCGACGCCCGTCAGTTCGGAGCTGGCGGACAGGGCAACAATCCGCTGGCGTCGCTTTTCGGGAGTCCGCCGCACTTTGGTGCCCCGGGGCATCCAGACGCCCAGCGCCTCTCGCAGGATATGCGCGACCTGCAGCGGCTGATGGAGCTGAATCAGCGCCTGATGGAGAGTGGGGACGACGCGGGATTCTTCGAAAAGGTGCGCCTAGCGTGGGCTTTCTGCTGCTTCGCGGGCCGCGCCCTACTCCAGCGCACCTGGGACGCGTGCAAACGGAGGTGCCGAGACAGCTGCAGCCGACGGAAACTGCCTCCGCAGCCGTACTACACAGTGTCGCCTCTCAGGCAGGCCGCCGGAACTCCGGGCAGCCAGGAAGCGCCGGAGGCTTTCCAGGACCGAACGGGCCGGGGGAAGCCAGACAACGGATTCAGTTCgtttgctgcatgcgcaggccGAGAAACCGGGCCTCAAGTTCCGCGGTTCGAGGAGGTGGACGAAGGAACGGGAGTGTgtgagaggacgaggagtgcacgagagacagaggcagtTGTGCTACCTGCAGGgggcgacagaaaagggggaagTGAATACACCCAAACACGACGCCGACGTGGCCATGTGTGA